In one window of Mesorhizobium sp. B2-1-1 DNA:
- a CDS encoding hydantoinase/oxoprolinase family protein: MTDTILVDQDGRFKIGKSATTPKNEAEGFLASAEDAADAWGISLEALFSGVNVVLYSGTGMLNTLLSRTGRKLGLITTKGLEDMILMGRGLQAWADYSYADRLHAVTHHHPDPLVPRRRTHGVTERIDQFGDIILPLYEHEVRAAAKKLIADKVEAVCIMTIFSHVNPVHEKRIAEICREEIAAAGADILVYSSYEVRPVIREQSRLNSVLIEAYATSRGRKQLKGIEDVSKKYGFRYGVQTLLSFGGLTSINHPRLHETMISGPIGGILGAAYVGKLIGNDSLICSDMGGTSFDMGVITRGQTRIENEPLMDRFKLNVPTLHLDTIGAGAGMILKVDPLTKKVSLGPESAGADPGPICFARGGTEPTIADCDAILGRLNPHYFLGGKVVLQVEKARKAFEEKCSRLLGVGVDEAAEGMIDMLEADANNALRRVISGQGIHPSEFTLLSYGGSGPLHLAGCSRGIGFKDIITFQFAAAFSAFGCTTADFMRRHSVSTQIDIGARASEAELLVFGTRVTAVWDDLTKAAVDEMVADGHALDKIRTVPFLMMRYTGQLEDVEVMAPLSAINSAGDMCKVIDEFEAVYAKVNHRVSRYGEAGFSITELGLIATADKVKPVLLKRPLGPSNPASAHKGVREAYIGGRWHKADLYEMDLLLPGHEVTGPAIIEHPATTLVVHPRDRVFVDEWTLLHYSHA; the protein is encoded by the coding sequence ATGACCGACACCATCCTTGTCGATCAGGACGGCCGCTTCAAGATCGGCAAGTCGGCAACGACGCCGAAGAACGAGGCCGAGGGGTTCCTCGCCTCGGCCGAGGACGCGGCGGACGCCTGGGGCATCTCGCTCGAGGCCCTGTTTTCGGGCGTCAATGTGGTGCTCTATTCCGGCACCGGCATGCTCAACACGCTGCTGTCGCGCACCGGCAGGAAACTCGGCCTGATCACCACCAAGGGCCTTGAGGACATGATCCTGATGGGTCGCGGCCTGCAGGCCTGGGCTGACTATTCCTATGCCGACCGGCTGCACGCTGTGACGCATCATCATCCCGATCCGCTGGTGCCGCGCCGCCGCACTCACGGCGTCACCGAGCGCATCGACCAGTTCGGCGACATCATCCTGCCGCTCTATGAGCATGAGGTCCGTGCCGCGGCGAAAAAGCTGATCGCCGACAAGGTCGAGGCGGTCTGCATCATGACGATCTTCTCGCATGTCAATCCAGTGCATGAGAAGCGCATCGCCGAGATCTGCCGCGAGGAGATCGCCGCCGCCGGAGCCGACATCCTCGTCTACAGCAGCTATGAGGTGCGCCCGGTCATCCGCGAGCAGTCGCGGCTGAACTCGGTGCTGATCGAGGCCTACGCCACCTCGCGCGGCCGCAAGCAGCTCAAGGGGATCGAGGACGTCTCGAAGAAATACGGCTTCAGATATGGCGTCCAGACGCTGCTCTCCTTCGGCGGCCTCACCTCGATCAACCATCCGCGCCTGCACGAAACCATGATCTCCGGCCCGATCGGCGGCATTTTGGGCGCGGCCTATGTCGGCAAGCTGATCGGCAATGATTCCTTGATCTGCTCGGACATGGGCGGCACCTCCTTCGACATGGGCGTCATCACGCGCGGCCAGACCCGGATCGAGAACGAGCCGCTGATGGACCGGTTCAAGCTCAATGTGCCGACGCTGCATCTCGACACGATCGGCGCCGGCGCCGGCATGATCCTCAAAGTCGATCCGCTGACGAAGAAAGTTTCGCTCGGGCCGGAAAGCGCCGGTGCCGATCCCGGCCCGATCTGCTTCGCCAGGGGCGGCACCGAGCCGACCATCGCCGATTGCGACGCCATCCTCGGCCGGCTGAACCCGCATTATTTCCTCGGCGGCAAGGTCGTGCTGCAGGTCGAGAAGGCGCGCAAGGCCTTCGAGGAAAAGTGCTCCCGTCTGCTCGGCGTCGGCGTGGATGAAGCCGCCGAAGGCATGATCGACATGCTGGAAGCAGACGCCAACAACGCGCTGCGCCGCGTCATCTCCGGCCAGGGGATCCATCCTTCGGAGTTCACATTGCTTTCCTATGGCGGCTCGGGGCCGTTGCATCTGGCCGGCTGCTCCAGGGGCATCGGCTTCAAGGATATCATCACCTTCCAGTTCGCGGCCGCCTTCTCCGCGTTCGGCTGCACCACGGCGGATTTCATGCGCCGGCATTCGGTATCCACGCAGATCGACATCGGCGCGCGCGCAAGCGAGGCCGAGCTGCTGGTTTTCGGTACCAGAGTGACCGCGGTCTGGGACGATCTCACCAAGGCCGCGGTCGACGAGATGGTGGCCGACGGCCATGCGCTGGACAAGATCAGGACGGTGCCGTTCCTGATGATGCGCTATACCGGCCAGCTCGAGGACGTCGAGGTGATGGCGCCGCTCTCGGCGATCAATTCGGCCGGCGACATGTGCAAGGTCATCGACGAGTTCGAGGCGGTCTACGCCAAGGTCAACCATCGCGTCTCGCGTTATGGCGAAGCCGGCTTCTCGATCACCGAGCTCGGCCTGATCGCCACCGCCGACAAGGTCAAGCCCGTGCTGCTCAAGCGGCCGCTCGGCCCCTCAAACCCCGCATCCGCGCACAAGGGCGTGCGCGAGGCCTATATTGGCGGCCGCTGGCACAAGGCCGATCTCTACGAGATGGATCTTCTGCTGCCGGGGCATGAGGTGACCGGCCCGGCCATCATCGAACACCCCGCCACCACCCTCGTCGTCCATCCGCGGGACCGTGTCTTCGTCGACGAATGGACGCTGCTCCACTACTCCCACGCTTGA
- a CDS encoding helix-turn-helix transcriptional regulator, producing the protein MRMGNIWAPLAMAIAATGTDRHVDCLIDLIGADIAHDLVTVTRYSATQTPQFVKHRRFSDEMVRRYLDNYYVFDPFYASWRRERRLGIMPLKRLADDEAKRGQYIAGFLAQSEICDEVGIMLADGGDWCLGIFLDRSTTAFKDSEIALLTERLPVFEALHALDIKARGSDFSRSSAPSSPGASPRQQPTIPASLWPELSLRERELVQLILAGHPTANIAERLGITVGTVKNHRRRIYEKLDITTERELFLQFFLYRWDR; encoded by the coding sequence ATGCGCATGGGCAACATCTGGGCGCCGCTCGCCATGGCGATCGCCGCCACCGGCACCGACAGGCATGTCGACTGCCTGATCGACCTGATCGGCGCCGACATCGCGCATGACTTGGTGACGGTGACGCGCTACTCGGCGACGCAGACGCCGCAATTCGTCAAGCACCGGCGCTTCTCCGACGAGATGGTGCGGCGCTACCTTGATAATTATTACGTGTTCGACCCCTTCTACGCTTCCTGGCGGCGCGAGCGCCGGCTGGGCATCATGCCGCTCAAGCGGCTGGCCGACGACGAGGCGAAACGCGGCCAGTACATAGCCGGCTTCCTCGCGCAATCGGAGATATGCGATGAAGTCGGCATCATGCTGGCCGATGGCGGCGACTGGTGCCTCGGCATTTTCCTCGATCGCTCGACGACGGCGTTCAAGGACAGCGAGATCGCCCTGCTGACCGAGCGGCTGCCGGTGTTCGAGGCGCTGCACGCGCTCGACATCAAGGCGCGCGGAAGCGATTTCTCGCGCAGTTCGGCGCCCTCCAGCCCCGGCGCCTCGCCGCGCCAGCAGCCCACAATTCCAGCGAGCCTGTGGCCGGAACTGTCGCTCAGGGAAAGGGAGCTCGTGCAACTGATCCTGGCCGGCCATCCGACCGCCAACATTGCCGAGCGGCTCGGCATCACCGTCGGCACGGTCAAGAACCATCGCCGGCGCATCTATGAGAAACTCGACATCACCACCGAGCGGGAATTATTCCTGCAGTTCTTCCTGTACCGCTGGGACAGATAG
- a CDS encoding SDR family NAD(P)-dependent oxidoreductase yields the protein MPTIFAERFAGRSAVITGGASGIGLAVAQRLVQEGGRVSVWDRDPAQIEAARASIPALHGQTVDVADPAAVDRAARSTIEAHGGVDILITSAAITGPNMTAWDYPVEDWRLVIDININGVFYCNKALVPHMLERNYGRIVNIASIAGKEGNPNASAYSTSKAAVIGLTKSLGKELAKTGITVNCVTPAAVRTAIFKQMNQEHIDFMLSKIPMARFGEVDEVAALICWIASEECSFTTAAVFDVSGGRATY from the coding sequence ATGCCGACGATTTTCGCGGAACGGTTTGCCGGACGCTCGGCGGTGATTACGGGCGGCGCATCCGGCATCGGCCTCGCCGTCGCACAGAGGTTGGTCCAAGAAGGCGGGCGCGTTTCGGTTTGGGACCGCGATCCCGCCCAGATCGAAGCGGCCAGGGCTTCGATCCCGGCGCTGCATGGCCAGACCGTCGATGTCGCCGACCCGGCGGCGGTGGATCGGGCGGCGCGGTCGACGATCGAGGCGCATGGCGGGGTCGACATCCTGATCACCAGCGCCGCCATCACCGGTCCCAACATGACCGCCTGGGACTATCCGGTGGAGGACTGGCGTCTGGTCATCGACATCAACATCAACGGTGTCTTCTACTGCAACAAGGCGCTCGTCCCGCACATGCTGGAGCGCAATTACGGCCGCATCGTCAACATCGCCTCGATCGCCGGCAAGGAAGGCAATCCCAACGCTTCCGCCTACAGCACATCCAAGGCCGCGGTGATCGGCCTGACCAAATCGCTCGGCAAGGAACTGGCCAAGACCGGCATAACCGTGAACTGCGTCACGCCGGCGGCGGTGCGCACGGCGATCTTCAAGCAGATGAACCAGGAGCATATCGATTTCATGCTCTCCAAGATACCGATGGCGCGCTTTGGCGAGGTCGACGAGGTGGCGGCGCTGATTTGCTGGATCGCCTCGGAGGAATGTTCGTTCACGACGGCTGCCGTCTTCGACGTCTCCGGCGGCCGCGCCACCTACTGA
- a CDS encoding glucoamylase family protein, protein MLKVEPAILSDDDLLDRFQRAAFGYFLENVNPENGLVADTSRPNSPASIAVVGFALSCYPIGVERGWMAREAAVELTLAALRFFWTSTQGSGADVTGHKGFYYHFLDIRTGLRVWRCELSMVDTALLMAGILVAGAYFRGDDDEEAEIRRLAEALYRRVDWRWAQGSSPTLRQGWKPKSGFLHYGWEGYNEATILYVLSMASPDSPTSDDSYAGWTATYQWENIYGYDVLYGGPLFMHQFSHAWIDFAGIRDAFMREKNSDYFENSRRSTYLHRDYARHNPYGYDGYGENLWGLSAGDGPGGFRSSIQRRRRRFSGYVARGAPFGPDDGTIAPWSYPASLPFAPDICMAALRHLADRYPQVIDNFRLPSGFNPTLANRRKFGRDGWVSEGHFGLDQGIVVMMIENHRSRLVWELMRSNQYIRRGLNKAGFTGGWLSQPASPDGRDVA, encoded by the coding sequence TTGCTTAAAGTCGAGCCTGCCATCCTGTCGGACGACGACCTTCTGGATCGTTTCCAGCGCGCGGCCTTCGGCTATTTTCTGGAAAACGTGAACCCCGAAAACGGGCTGGTCGCCGACACGTCGCGGCCGAATTCACCGGCCAGCATCGCGGTCGTAGGCTTTGCGCTCTCCTGCTATCCGATCGGGGTCGAGCGCGGCTGGATGGCGCGGGAAGCAGCGGTGGAGCTGACGCTCGCCGCGCTGCGTTTCTTCTGGACCAGCACGCAAGGCAGTGGCGCTGACGTCACCGGCCACAAGGGTTTTTACTATCATTTCCTCGACATTCGCACCGGACTTCGGGTGTGGCGCTGCGAACTGTCGATGGTGGATACGGCATTGCTGATGGCCGGCATTCTCGTGGCAGGCGCCTATTTCCGGGGCGACGATGACGAGGAAGCCGAAATCCGCCGGCTGGCCGAGGCGCTCTACCGGCGCGTCGACTGGCGATGGGCGCAAGGCAGCAGTCCGACGTTGCGACAGGGCTGGAAACCGAAGAGCGGCTTTCTCCACTATGGCTGGGAAGGCTACAATGAGGCGACGATCCTCTATGTCCTGTCGATGGCCTCGCCCGACAGCCCGACGTCCGACGACAGCTACGCGGGCTGGACGGCGACCTATCAGTGGGAAAACATCTACGGCTACGACGTGCTTTATGGCGGTCCGTTGTTCATGCACCAGTTCTCTCATGCCTGGATCGATTTCGCCGGCATCCGCGACGCTTTCATGCGCGAGAAGAATTCGGACTATTTCGAAAACAGCCGCCGCTCGACCTACCTGCACCGCGACTATGCTCGGCATAATCCGTATGGCTATGACGGCTACGGAGAGAACCTCTGGGGGCTTTCGGCCGGGGACGGACCGGGCGGCTTTCGCAGCAGCATACAACGGCGGCGGCGCCGGTTTTCCGGCTACGTCGCGCGCGGTGCGCCCTTCGGGCCGGACGACGGCACGATCGCGCCGTGGTCCTATCCGGCGTCGCTGCCTTTCGCGCCTGACATCTGCATGGCGGCGCTGCGCCATCTCGCGGATCGCTACCCCCAGGTGATCGACAATTTCCGGCTGCCGAGCGGCTTCAACCCGACGCTGGCCAACCGGCGAAAATTCGGCCGCGACGGCTGGGTGTCGGAAGGCCATTTCGGCCTCGACCAGGGCATCGTGGTGATGATGATCGAGAACCACCGCTCGCGCCTGGTGTGGGAGCTGATGCGTTCCAACCAGTACATCCGCCGCGGCCTTAACAAGGCGGGGTTCACAGGCGGATGGCTGTCGCAGCCGGCAAGCCCGGATGGCCGCGATGTCGCTTGA